One Bacteroidota bacterium DNA window includes the following coding sequences:
- the tgt gene encoding tRNA guanosine(34) transglycosylase Tgt: MEFSVECRDHGARAGTITTAHGKIETPCFMPVGTQGSVKSVSPRELVELGASTILCNTYHLYLRPGTEVIDLSGGLHRFIGWDRPILTDSGGYQVFSLSDLRKIGEEGVQFRSQVDGSAHSFTPESVVDIQRHLGTDLMMVLDECTPFPCPPEYAKKSNDLTLRWAARSRSHFEKAPSVHGHEQTLFAIVQGSVYPAIREYSARELVGMDFKGYAIGGLAVGEPADVMYEIVSCCTQILPEEKPRYLMGVGTPENLLEAIERGVDMFDCVLPTRNGRNSMLFTAHGGMNITNARYRLDCGPVDPECGCYTCGHFTRAYLRHLFQVKEILGLRLATLHNLFFYQWLMRNARSAIREGKFGSWKQERLELLRQEVPMYS, translated from the coding sequence ATGGAATTTAGCGTCGAATGTCGGGATCACGGTGCCCGCGCGGGAACGATCACAACTGCCCACGGCAAGATCGAAACCCCCTGCTTCATGCCGGTGGGAACACAGGGAAGCGTCAAGTCGGTCTCTCCCCGCGAACTGGTTGAGCTCGGAGCTTCCACGATCCTCTGTAACACGTATCATCTCTATCTCAGGCCGGGCACGGAGGTGATCGATCTGTCGGGCGGGCTCCATCGGTTCATCGGCTGGGACCGTCCGATTCTCACCGACAGCGGCGGCTACCAGGTGTTCAGCCTTTCGGATTTGAGAAAGATCGGCGAGGAAGGGGTGCAATTCCGCTCGCAGGTGGACGGATCGGCGCATTCCTTCACCCCCGAGAGCGTCGTGGACATCCAGCGCCACCTCGGGACGGATTTGATGATGGTTCTGGACGAATGTACCCCGTTTCCCTGCCCGCCGGAATATGCGAAAAAGTCGAACGATCTCACCTTGCGGTGGGCGGCGAGGAGCCGTTCGCATTTTGAAAAGGCACCGTCAGTCCACGGGCATGAGCAGACTCTCTTTGCAATCGTTCAGGGAAGCGTCTACCCCGCGATCCGCGAGTATTCCGCCCGCGAGTTGGTCGGGATGGATTTCAAAGGATACGCGATCGGAGGCCTGGCGGTGGGCGAGCCGGCGGATGTGATGTACGAAATCGTTTCCTGTTGCACTCAGATATTGCCGGAGGAGAAGCCCCGGTATCTCATGGGGGTGGGAACTCCGGAGAACCTGCTCGAAGCGATCGAGCGGGGCGTCGACATGTTCGACTGCGTCCTTCCGACGCGCAACGGCCGGAACTCGATGCTCTTCACAGCGCACGGCGGGATGAATATCACGAACGCGCGGTACCGTCTCGACTGCGGGCCCGTCGATCCCGAATGCGGATGTTACACGTGCGGCCATTTCACGCGGGCGTACCTGCGCCATCTCTTCCAGGTGAAGGAGATTCTTGGACTGAGACTCGCGACGCTGCACAATCTCTTTTTCTACCAGTGGCTGATGCGCAACGCACGGTCGGCGATCCGGGAGGGTAAATTCGGATCGTGGAAACAGGAGCGGCTGGAGCTCCTGCGGCAGGAAGTGCCAATGTACTCATGA
- a CDS encoding VanZ family protein: MSPRTRHFLRYQLPAIVWALVIFAASSIPASKLPRIVLKISDKIIHASVFLVFGLLVYRALEIRIQRSSFDWRRALLTVCAVTAYGVLDELHQSFVPGRTTDVWDATADATGGLLSALILYLVYRRRKVETSP; the protein is encoded by the coding sequence ATGAGTCCCCGGACCCGACATTTTCTCCGGTATCAGCTTCCCGCGATCGTTTGGGCGCTCGTCATTTTTGCCGCATCTTCGATACCTGCGTCCAAACTTCCCCGAATTGTCCTCAAGATAAGCGACAAAATCATCCATGCCTCGGTTTTTCTGGTGTTCGGACTCCTGGTCTACCGGGCGCTCGAGATACGGATCCAGAGGAGTTCATTCGACTGGCGGAGGGCTCTCCTCACCGTCTGCGCCGTGACTGCGTACGGGGTTCTCGATGAGCTCCATCAATCGTTCGTCCCGGGCCGCACGACCGATGTTTGGGACGCGACCGCCGATGCGACGGGAGGCTTGCTATCGGCGCTCATCCTCTACCTCGTCTACAGGCGAAGAAAGGTTGAGACGTCGCCCTAA